The Mercurialis annua linkage group LG2, ddMerAnnu1.2, whole genome shotgun sequence genome contains a region encoding:
- the LOC126668784 gene encoding uncharacterized protein LOC126668784, with protein sequence MSSEHRKEIREVMNVKETANNSCYLGLAVLVGKNKKEIFGFIKDRVWHKIKGWNSKFLSRGGKEILIKTMAQAMKIIIFEFQADIKLGALRIGNGISTSVWGDPWLLEGWDEELVKDVFVEEDVGRILSIPVSNRNIEYRCWWRFEKKGNFSAKSFDNHAYNLVMENPTELWSKVAVQETALHLLNDCFVSKECWNLSGISMTKSGFASVQEWCLDWLCRLSKEEQATVAFISWNIWLNRNKMVWKNGGSSVREIVGVAGKQRMGVGIVVRNSDGNVVQARGCSWFGSYSPRIAEIMGIREALRWLKGREKIVFESDAMDVELEIRNQSLVESEVLIVDCVELAKQLDNVYFVFVRRFANKAAHVLAQYASSISGHQE encoded by the exons ATGAGCAGTGAGCATAGGAAGGAAATACGTGAAGTGATGAATGTAAAGGAGACCGCGAATAATAGCTGCTACCTTGGGCTGGCCGTGCTCGTGGGTAAGAATAAAAAGGAGATTTTCGGATTTATTAAGGACCGTGTGTGGCATAAAATTAAAGGGTGGAACTCTAAATTTTTGTCTAGAGGTGGAAAAGAAATTCTTATCAAGACGATGGCACAAGCTATGAAAATTAT TATTTTCGAGTTTCAAGCGGATATCAAGTTAGGGGCCCTTAGAATTGGGAATGGTATTTCTACTTCGGTTTGGGGTGATCCTTGGCTTCTTGAAG GTTGGGATGAAGAGTTGGTGAAAGATGTGTTTGTGGAGGAAGATGTTGGCCGCATTCTCAGCATTCCGGTGAGTAATAGGAATATCGAATATCGGTGTTGGTGGAGATTTGAAAAGAAAGGCAACTTTAGTGCGAAGAGTTTCGATAATCATGCTTATAATTTAGTGATGGAGAATCCTACTGAATTATGGAGCAAAGT TGCAGTGCAAGAAACGGCCCTCCATCTTCTTAATGATTGTTTTGTATCTAAGGAGTGTTGGAATTTGTCTGGAATTTCCATGACCAAGTCGGGTTTTGCAAGTGTCCAGGAATGGTGTTTGGATTGGCTTTGCAGGTTATCTAAAGAGGAGCAGGCTACTGTTGCATTTATTAGCTGGAATATTTGgctaaatagaaataaaatggTTTGGAAAAATGGTGGCAGCTCAGTTAGAGAGATTGTGGGGGTAGCAG GGAAGCAGCGCATGGGAGTGGGCATTGTGGTCCGGAATAGTGACGGTAATGTGGTGCAGGCTCGAGGTTGTAGTTGGTTTGGATCCTATTCTCCTCGTATAGCGGAGATTATGGGTATTAGAGAGGCACTCAGGTGGCTTAAGGGTCGAGAGAAGATTGTTTTTGAATCAGACGCTATGGACGTTGAGCTTGAAATTCGGAATCAAAGTTTAGTCGAGTCTGAGGTGCTTATTGTTGATTGTGTTGAGCTAGCAAAGCAGTTAGAtaatgtttattttgttttcgtGAGGCGATTTGCGAACAAAGCTGCGCATGTCTTAGCGCAATATGCTAGTTCCATTTCAGGTCATCAGGAGTGA